From one Eptesicus fuscus isolate TK198812 chromosome 21, DD_ASM_mEF_20220401, whole genome shotgun sequence genomic stretch:
- the LOC103284791 gene encoding zinc finger protein 14 homolog isoform X2 codes for MAFGSVTFRDVAIDFSPEEWQFLDSAQRDLYRDVMWENYRNFISLGPSISKPDVMTLLDEGKEPWMLMRERIRRHCPDLESRYRTNTLSSEKDICEIYSFQLEVMEKIKSYCLQNSIFRNDWECKRKIEGQIEPQEGCLGQVKITSEKMTTYKKHNFLAEYQRVHNREKLYECKECRKTFIRRSTLSQHLRIHTGEKPYKCKECGQAFRQRAHLIRHHKLHTGEKPYQCKECGKAFTVLQELTQHQRLHTGEKPYECKECGKAFRVHQQLARHQRIHTGEKPYECKVCGKTFRQCTHLSRHQRLHIAEKLYECKQCGKAFVCSPDLRVHQKIHFGEKPYECKACGKTFRICQQLTVHQSIHTGEKPYECKECGKTFRLRQQLVRHQRIHTHEKPYECMECWKTFSSYSQLISHQSIHIGEKPYECEECGKAFRLLSQLTQHQSIHTGEKPYECKECRKPFRLLSQLTQHQSIHTGEKPYECKECGKAFRLYSFLTQHQRIHTGEKPYKCKECKKAFRQHSHLTQHQKIHNGI; via the exons ATGGCCTTT GGTTCAGTGACATTCAGGGATGTGGCCATAGACTTTTCTCCGGAAGAATGGCAATTCCTGGACTCAGCTCAGAGGGACTTATATAGGGATGTGATGTGGGAGAATTATAGAAACTTCATCTCTCTGG GACCTTCCATTTCTAAACCAGATGTGATGACATTATTGGATGAAGGGAAGGAGCCCTGGATGCTTATGAGGGAAAGGATAAGAAGACACTGCCCTG atTTGGAGTCCAGATACAGGACTAATACTTTATCTTCAGAAAAGGATATTTGTGAAATATATTCATTCCAATTGGAagtaatggaaaaaattaaaagctattgCCTTCAGAACTCTATTTTTAGAAATGATTGGGAATGCAAAAGGAAGATTGAGGGGCAAATAGAACCACAAGAAGGATGTTTGGGGCAAGTGAAAATTACTTCTGAAAAAATGACCACTTACAAAAAGCATAATTTTCTTGCTGAATATCAGAGAGTTCATAATAGGGAAAAGTTATATGAATGCAAGGAATGTAGGAAGACCTTTATTCGTCGCTCAACACTTAGTCAGCACCTGAGAATTCATACTGGtgagaaaccttataaatgtaaggaatgtgggcaAGCTTTTAGACAGCGTGCACACCTTATTCGACATCACAAACTTCATACCGGTGAGAAACCCTATCAATGTAAGGAATGCGGGAAGGCCTTTACAGTGCTCCAAGAACTCACTCAACATCAGAGACTCCACACTGGTGAAAAGCCCTatgaatgtaaagaatgtgggaaGGCCTTTAGGGTACATCAGCAACTTGCTcgacatcagagaattcacaccgGTGAGAAACCCTACGAATGTAAGGTGTGTGGGAAGACCTTTAGACAGTGTACACACCTTTCTCGGCACCAGAGACTTCATATTGCTGAGAAGCTCTATGAATGTAAGCAGTGTGGGAAAGCCTTCGTGTGTAGCCCAGACCTTCGAGTACATCAGAAAATTCATTTTGGTgagaagccctatgaatgtaaggCATGTGGAAAGACTTTTAGAATATGCCAACAACTTACTGTCCATCAGAGTATTCACACTggtgagaaaccctatgaatgtaaggagTGTGGGAAGACCTTTAGATTAAGACAACAACTTGTTCGTCACCAGAGAATTCATACTCatgagaaaccctatgaatgtatgGAATGCTGGAAGACCTTTAGTAGTTACTCACAACTTATTTCACATCAGAGCATTCATATTGGtgagaaaccttatgaatgtgAAGAATGTGGGAAGGCCTTTAGACTGCTTTCTCAACTTACTCAACATCAGAGTATTCATACTggtgagaaaccctatgaatgtaaggagTGTAGGAAACCCTTTAGACTACTCTCGCAACTTACTCAACATCAGAGTATTCATACTGGtgagaaaccttatgaatgtaaggAGTGTGGTAAGGCTTTTAGACTTTATTCATTTCTTactcaacatcagagaattcatacaggGGAGAAACCCTACAAATGTAAGGAATGTAAGAAGGCCTTTAGACAGCATTCACACCTTACTCAACATCAGAAAATTCATAATGGAATTTAA
- the LOC103284791 gene encoding zinc finger protein 14 homolog isoform X1, with the protein MALSSMYEPQSEGRQQKEGALRKTLDHKTTAEPLHPPEESDVNLETHSSPGRSTLAFRSGLYGFCSFPAEILRSTDQFKTMAFGSVTFRDVAIDFSPEEWQFLDSAQRDLYRDVMWENYRNFISLGPSISKPDVMTLLDEGKEPWMLMRERIRRHCPDLESRYRTNTLSSEKDICEIYSFQLEVMEKIKSYCLQNSIFRNDWECKRKIEGQIEPQEGCLGQVKITSEKMTTYKKHNFLAEYQRVHNREKLYECKECRKTFIRRSTLSQHLRIHTGEKPYKCKECGQAFRQRAHLIRHHKLHTGEKPYQCKECGKAFTVLQELTQHQRLHTGEKPYECKECGKAFRVHQQLARHQRIHTGEKPYECKVCGKTFRQCTHLSRHQRLHIAEKLYECKQCGKAFVCSPDLRVHQKIHFGEKPYECKACGKTFRICQQLTVHQSIHTGEKPYECKECGKTFRLRQQLVRHQRIHTHEKPYECMECWKTFSSYSQLISHQSIHIGEKPYECEECGKAFRLLSQLTQHQSIHTGEKPYECKECRKPFRLLSQLTQHQSIHTGEKPYECKECGKAFRLYSFLTQHQRIHTGEKPYKCKECKKAFRQHSHLTQHQKIHNGI; encoded by the exons ATGGCTCTGAGTTCAATGTATGAACCCCAGAGTGAAGGCCGTCAACAAAAAGAGGGAGCCCTGAGAAAAACTCTGGATCACAAAACCACAGCTGAACCATTGCACCCTCCGGAGGAAAGTGACGTGAACTTGGAGACACATTCCAGCCCTGGTCGTTCTACGCTGGCCTTTCG atCTGGTTTATATGGATTTTGCAGTTTTCCAGCAGAAATCTTGAGAAGCACTGACCAGTTCAAAACCATGGCCTTT GGTTCAGTGACATTCAGGGATGTGGCCATAGACTTTTCTCCGGAAGAATGGCAATTCCTGGACTCAGCTCAGAGGGACTTATATAGGGATGTGATGTGGGAGAATTATAGAAACTTCATCTCTCTGG GACCTTCCATTTCTAAACCAGATGTGATGACATTATTGGATGAAGGGAAGGAGCCCTGGATGCTTATGAGGGAAAGGATAAGAAGACACTGCCCTG atTTGGAGTCCAGATACAGGACTAATACTTTATCTTCAGAAAAGGATATTTGTGAAATATATTCATTCCAATTGGAagtaatggaaaaaattaaaagctattgCCTTCAGAACTCTATTTTTAGAAATGATTGGGAATGCAAAAGGAAGATTGAGGGGCAAATAGAACCACAAGAAGGATGTTTGGGGCAAGTGAAAATTACTTCTGAAAAAATGACCACTTACAAAAAGCATAATTTTCTTGCTGAATATCAGAGAGTTCATAATAGGGAAAAGTTATATGAATGCAAGGAATGTAGGAAGACCTTTATTCGTCGCTCAACACTTAGTCAGCACCTGAGAATTCATACTGGtgagaaaccttataaatgtaaggaatgtgggcaAGCTTTTAGACAGCGTGCACACCTTATTCGACATCACAAACTTCATACCGGTGAGAAACCCTATCAATGTAAGGAATGCGGGAAGGCCTTTACAGTGCTCCAAGAACTCACTCAACATCAGAGACTCCACACTGGTGAAAAGCCCTatgaatgtaaagaatgtgggaaGGCCTTTAGGGTACATCAGCAACTTGCTcgacatcagagaattcacaccgGTGAGAAACCCTACGAATGTAAGGTGTGTGGGAAGACCTTTAGACAGTGTACACACCTTTCTCGGCACCAGAGACTTCATATTGCTGAGAAGCTCTATGAATGTAAGCAGTGTGGGAAAGCCTTCGTGTGTAGCCCAGACCTTCGAGTACATCAGAAAATTCATTTTGGTgagaagccctatgaatgtaaggCATGTGGAAAGACTTTTAGAATATGCCAACAACTTACTGTCCATCAGAGTATTCACACTggtgagaaaccctatgaatgtaaggagTGTGGGAAGACCTTTAGATTAAGACAACAACTTGTTCGTCACCAGAGAATTCATACTCatgagaaaccctatgaatgtatgGAATGCTGGAAGACCTTTAGTAGTTACTCACAACTTATTTCACATCAGAGCATTCATATTGGtgagaaaccttatgaatgtgAAGAATGTGGGAAGGCCTTTAGACTGCTTTCTCAACTTACTCAACATCAGAGTATTCATACTggtgagaaaccctatgaatgtaaggagTGTAGGAAACCCTTTAGACTACTCTCGCAACTTACTCAACATCAGAGTATTCATACTGGtgagaaaccttatgaatgtaaggAGTGTGGTAAGGCTTTTAGACTTTATTCATTTCTTactcaacatcagagaattcatacaggGGAGAAACCCTACAAATGTAAGGAATGTAAGAAGGCCTTTAGACAGCATTCACACCTTACTCAACATCAGAAAATTCATAATGGAATTTAA
- the LOC103284792 gene encoding zinc finger protein 568-like yields the protein MESDLIKHQRIHERKKSNEHEKCAFIHDSEITKPQSINTGEKAHKCKECGKAFHSSSQLTKHQRIHIGEKPYKCKECEKAFPSTSQLNLHQRIHTDEKYYECKECGKAFTRPSHLFRHQRIHTGEKPHKCKECGKAFRYDTQLSLHQIIHTGERRYECKECGKAYSCASQLNLHQRIHTGEKPHKCKECGKAFISDSHLIRHQSVHTGEKPYKCKECGKSFRRGSELTRHQRAHSGEKPYKCKECGMAFTCSTELIRHKKIHTGERPHKCKECEKAFIRRSELIHHQRSHTGEKPYECKECGKAFGRSSELNRHQKIHTGEKPYECKQCGKAFIRGSHLSQHQKIHAA from the exons ATGGA ATCAGACTTGATTAAACATCAAAGaattcatgaaagaaagaaaagtaatgaaCATGAGAAATGTGCCTTTATTCATGACTCTGAAATTACTAAACCTCAGAGCATTAATACTGGTGAGAAAGCTCataaatgtaaagaatgtgggaaagcctttcaTTCTAGCTCACAACTTACAAAACATCAAAGGATTCATATTGGTgagaaaccctataaatgtaaGGAGTGTGAGAAGGCATTTCCATCTACCTCACAACTTAATttacatcagagaattcatacagaTGAGAAATactatgaatgtaaggaatgtggaaaagccttcacCCGTCCCTCACACCTTTTTCGACATCAGAGAATCCATACAGGTGAGAAACCCCataaatgtaaggaatgtggcaAAGCTTTTCGTTATGATACACAGCTTAGTCTTCATCAAATAATTCATACTGGTGAAAGACGCTatgaatgtaaagaatgtggAAAGGCATATAGTTGTGCCTCACAACTGAATCTGCATCAAAGAATTCATACTGGTGAGAAACCTCATAAATGTAAGGAGTGTGGGAAAGCTTTTATCTCTGATTCACATCTTATTCGACATCAGAGTGTTCATACTGGTGAGAAACCATataaatgtaaggaatgtgggaagtcctttcgCCGTGGCTCAGAACTTACTCGACATCAGAGAGCTCACAGTGGTgagaaaccctataaatgtaaggaatgtggaatGGCCTTTACTTGTAGCACAGAACTTATTCGACATAAAAAAATTCACACTGGTGAGAGACCCCATAAATGTAAGGAATGTGAGAAAGCTTTTATTAGAAGGTCAGAACTTATTCATCACCAGAGAAGTCATACTGGTGAAAAACCATATGagtgtaaggaatgtgggaaggcCTTTGGTCGCAGCTCAGAACTTAATCGACACCAGAAAATTCACACTGGtgagaaaccttatgaatgtaagcaatgtggaAAAGCCTTTATTCGTGGCTCACACCTTAGTCAACATCAAAAAATTCATGCAgcataa